A genomic window from Agreia sp. COWG includes:
- a CDS encoding CCA tRNA nucleotidyltransferase: MQRTVQDSMVRLRELAESSPVAPLATAFHAAGFELALVGGPVRDAFLGRPAKDLDFTTNATPDQILAVLRTLTKSTWDIGRDFGTIGALIDDEQVEVTTYRSDSYDQQSRKPVVHFGDSLEVDLSRRDFTVNALALRLPELVLVDPSGGVEDLLAGVLRTPSSPAISFGDDPLRMLRAIRFSAQLGFDLDAETMDAISGMRSSLSIISAERIRDEITKLLLTPAPRRGVELLVETGLADLVLPEVPALRLESDEHHHHKDVYQHSLTVLDQAIELEESRDSFEGPDLVLRLAALLHDIGKPATKRLEPGGVVTFYHHDVVGSKIAKKRLRELRYDNDTIADVARLIELHLRFFGYTEGAWTDSAVRRYVRDAGPMLERLHILTRADVTTRNKRKAHMLSFAYDDLENRIAELAELEEMQAVRPDLDGEQIMAILGITPGREVGEAYRFLLELRLDEGPLPEDEATKRLQQWWADRG; encoded by the coding sequence ATGCAGCGAACGGTTCAGGATTCCATGGTTCGACTGCGGGAACTCGCCGAGTCTTCGCCGGTCGCGCCCCTCGCGACGGCCTTCCACGCCGCCGGATTCGAGCTCGCCCTGGTGGGCGGTCCTGTTCGGGACGCGTTTCTCGGACGGCCTGCCAAAGACCTCGACTTCACGACGAACGCGACGCCCGATCAGATCCTCGCGGTGCTCAGGACTCTCACGAAGAGCACCTGGGACATCGGCCGGGACTTCGGCACCATCGGCGCGCTCATCGACGACGAGCAGGTCGAGGTCACGACCTACCGATCCGACAGCTACGACCAGCAGAGCCGCAAGCCGGTGGTGCACTTCGGCGACAGCCTCGAGGTCGATCTGAGTCGGCGAGACTTCACGGTGAACGCCCTCGCCCTGAGACTGCCCGAGCTCGTGCTCGTCGACCCATCGGGTGGCGTCGAGGACCTGCTCGCCGGCGTACTGCGCACGCCCTCCTCGCCGGCCATCTCGTTCGGTGACGACCCTTTGCGCATGCTGCGCGCCATCCGGTTCTCTGCCCAGCTCGGCTTCGATCTCGATGCGGAGACGATGGATGCCATCAGCGGCATGCGTTCATCGCTATCAATTATCTCCGCCGAACGAATTCGCGACGAGATCACGAAACTGCTTCTGACGCCGGCACCGCGGCGCGGAGTCGAGTTGCTCGTCGAGACCGGATTGGCCGATCTCGTGCTGCCCGAGGTGCCTGCGCTGCGTCTCGAGAGCGACGAGCACCATCACCACAAAGACGTGTACCAGCACAGCCTCACCGTGCTCGACCAGGCGATCGAGCTCGAGGAGTCGAGAGACTCGTTCGAGGGCCCCGACCTCGTGCTGCGCTTGGCAGCGCTGCTGCATGACATCGGTAAACCAGCCACCAAGAGGCTCGAACCGGGCGGCGTCGTGACGTTCTACCACCACGACGTGGTGGGTTCGAAGATCGCCAAGAAGCGGCTGCGGGAACTGCGCTACGACAACGACACCATCGCCGATGTTGCTCGGCTGATCGAGTTGCACCTGCGCTTCTTCGGCTACACCGAGGGGGCCTGGACGGACTCTGCGGTGCGGCGATACGTGCGTGATGCCGGCCCCATGCTCGAACGCCTGCACATTCTGACCCGTGCCGACGTGACCACCCGGAACAAGCGCAAGGCACATATGCTCTCGTTCGCATATGACGACCTCGAGAACCGGATTGCGGAACTCGCCGAGCTGGAGGAGATGCAGGCGGTTCGCCCCGACCTCGATGGCGAGCAGATCATGGCCATTCTGGGTATCACCCCAGGGCGCGAGGTGGGTGAGGCCTACCGCTTCCTCCTGGAACTGCGCCTCGACGAAGGGCCGCTCCCAGAAGACGAGGCGACCAAGCGTCTTCAGCAATGGTGGGCCGACCGCGGCTAG